From bacterium, a single genomic window includes:
- the pbpC gene encoding penicillin-binding protein 1C — MKVKITRRHLVRTVGIGAGLLALALLLTPTPRFAEDYGRLVLDRSGRPLSVFLAPDEQWRLPADSLPEKYRRAVIQYEDRRFYLHPGVDPLSLAHAAFQCLGAGRYVRGASTIPMQIARLSQPKERTALNKGLEIVQALKLSLMRPKRELLRLYASRAPMGGNTVGLEAACLRWLGKSPGMISWSEAALLAVLPNSPTLIHLDREREALRDKRDRLLHRLHAAGALDEADLAEALAEPLPAGRQPMPFEAPQACRWLIETHPTEPVIRSSLDLTLQREVQAALSDHMQSLGRFGITNAAALVAETATGKVLAYVGSADFFAAADQGQVDGVRAERSTGSLLKPFLYGALFDRGDVLPQSLIRDVPAFFGSFVPVNAGNEYSGMVPASQALLRSLNVPAVMLLQQYGIAPFQELLRQAGMSTLFRRPDDYGLTLILGGAEGTLWELCGLYRMLGRGGLRAPLSLSPEGPDSTAGQPRILSAGACWQVLEILKDLHRPDNEYYWRQFENQRLVAWKTGTSFGQRDAWAIGVSPRWTVGVWVGNFDGLGNPELGGARSAGPLLFKILARLPRAGALEWFTRPEYDLRRVKICAASGYPASSRCPRTEWAEAPAGAGPGRLCPYHLVCRLDSAGDQTCSLCWGSGPVRTDTLLIFPPDAAGYLRKRGYKADELPRHCQSCPTQAGENPLQIVYPPPGSGIWIPRGSGGEPQKVVLRAAHSNTEATVHWYVDNRYLGATAGLHEMAVFLPRGEHRLTLIDLEGHRRAVTFTAAQGARPDRVVGAGPD, encoded by the coding sequence ATGAAAGTCAAGATCACGCGCAGGCATCTGGTCCGGACGGTCGGTATCGGTGCGGGGCTTCTGGCCCTGGCGCTCCTGCTCACCCCCACACCCCGGTTCGCCGAGGATTACGGCCGTCTGGTGCTGGACCGCAGCGGGCGGCCCTTGAGCGTGTTTCTGGCCCCGGACGAGCAGTGGCGCCTGCCCGCGGACAGCCTGCCCGAGAAATACCGCCGCGCGGTGATCCAGTACGAGGACCGCCGGTTCTACCTGCACCCCGGCGTGGACCCGCTCTCTCTGGCGCACGCCGCTTTCCAGTGCCTGGGGGCCGGGCGCTACGTGCGCGGGGCCAGCACTATCCCGATGCAGATAGCGCGGCTGTCGCAGCCCAAGGAGCGCACCGCGCTCAACAAGGGCCTGGAGATCGTGCAGGCCCTGAAACTGAGCCTGATGCGGCCCAAGCGCGAGCTGCTGCGCCTGTACGCCAGCCGGGCGCCCATGGGTGGCAACACGGTGGGATTGGAGGCGGCCTGCCTGCGCTGGCTGGGCAAGAGCCCCGGGATGATAAGCTGGTCCGAGGCGGCCCTGCTGGCGGTCCTGCCCAACTCCCCCACCCTGATCCACCTGGACCGTGAGCGGGAGGCCCTGCGGGACAAACGCGACCGCCTTCTGCACCGTCTGCACGCGGCCGGGGCGCTGGATGAGGCCGACCTGGCCGAGGCCCTGGCCGAGCCGCTGCCCGCCGGACGCCAGCCCATGCCGTTCGAGGCGCCCCAGGCCTGCCGCTGGCTGATCGAGACCCATCCCACCGAGCCCGTGATCCGCTCCAGCCTCGACCTGACACTACAGCGCGAGGTCCAGGCCGCGCTGAGCGACCACATGCAGAGCCTCGGCCGTTTCGGGATCACCAACGCCGCGGCCCTGGTGGCCGAAACCGCCACTGGCAAGGTGCTGGCCTATGTCGGCTCGGCCGATTTCTTTGCCGCGGCGGACCAGGGGCAGGTGGACGGCGTGCGGGCGGAGCGCTCCACCGGCTCGCTGCTCAAGCCGTTCCTTTACGGGGCGCTGTTCGACCGGGGGGATGTCCTGCCGCAGAGCCTGATCCGGGACGTGCCGGCTTTCTTCGGCAGCTTTGTCCCGGTGAACGCGGGCAACGAGTACAGCGGCATGGTCCCGGCCAGCCAGGCCCTTCTGCGCTCGCTCAACGTGCCCGCGGTGATGCTGCTCCAGCAGTACGGGATCGCACCGTTCCAGGAATTGCTGCGGCAGGCCGGGATGAGCACCCTGTTCCGCCGTCCGGACGACTACGGTCTGACCCTGATCCTGGGCGGAGCCGAGGGCACGCTCTGGGAGCTGTGCGGCCTGTACCGCATGCTGGGCCGTGGCGGGCTGCGCGCGCCGCTCAGCCTCAGCCCGGAGGGGCCGGACAGCACGGCCGGGCAGCCGCGGATACTGTCGGCCGGGGCTTGCTGGCAGGTGCTCGAAATCCTGAAAGACCTGCACCGCCCGGACAACGAGTACTACTGGCGTCAGTTCGAGAACCAGCGGCTGGTGGCCTGGAAAACGGGCACCAGTTTCGGGCAGCGGGACGCCTGGGCGATCGGGGTCTCGCCGCGCTGGACAGTCGGGGTCTGGGTGGGCAATTTCGACGGGCTGGGCAACCCGGAGCTGGGCGGGGCCAGGAGCGCCGGCCCGCTGCTGTTCAAGATACTGGCCCGTCTGCCGCGCGCCGGCGCGCTGGAGTGGTTCACCCGCCCGGAATACGACCTGCGCCGGGTGAAAATCTGCGCGGCCAGCGGATATCCCGCCTCCAGCCGCTGCCCCCGGACCGAGTGGGCCGAGGCGCCCGCCGGGGCCGGCCCCGGACGGCTGTGCCCCTATCATCTTGTCTGCCGCCTCGACTCCGCCGGCGACCAGACCTGCTCGCTCTGTTGGGGCAGCGGCCCGGTTCGCACCGACACCCTGCTGATTTTCCCCCCGGATGCCGCCGGGTACCTCAGAAAGCGCGGTTACAAGGCCGACGAGCTGCCGCGCCACTGTCAGTCCTGCCCGACCCAGGCCGGAGAGAACCCGCTGCAGATTGTCTACCCTCCGCCCGGCTCGGGTATCTGGATACCGCGCGGCAGCGGCGGTGAGCCGCAGAAAGTGGTGCTCAGGGCCGCCCACAGCAACACGGAGGCCACTGTCCACTGGTACGTGGACAACCGCTACCTGGGGGCGACCGCGGGGCTGCACGAGATGGCGGTGTTCCTTCCCCGCGGCGAGCACCGTCTGACCCTGATCGACCTGGAGGGCCACCGCCGCGCGGTGACTTTCACCGCGGCCCAGGGGGCGCGGCCGGACAGGGTCGTGGGCGCGGGGCCGGATTAG
- a CDS encoding sodium/solute symporter (Members of the Solute:Sodium Symporter (SSS), TC 2.A.21 as described in tcdb.org, catalyze solute:Na+ symport. Known solutes for members of the family include sugars, amino acids, nucleosides, inositols, vitamins, urea or anions, depending on the system.), translated as MGKVNLDLVIFVSYVAFVFAVGLLAVRKKDVSDDYFLAGRNLTWWLIGGSLIAANISTHHFVGMSGQGYSIGLAIASYEWLAAIALILYGKFFLPYYLRSRITTMPEFLELRYDHKVRLVFAVISLVGYVFIELAVVLYTGSLAMESIFGLPLTWGLAILCLVAGGYTFYGGLKSVVYTDILHVTVLILGGLAVTVMGLIKVGSVSPGYSASVLGGLRAVLDGSPEKFHMVQSWNHPELPWVGVFFGGMWLANVFYWGCNQFITQRTLAARSVWHGQMGVVFAGYLKLLVPVLVVLPGIIAYRLYAPGSGLLSDEFTLGKADLAFPTLVKNLMPAGLSGLVMAGLMGAVMSTIASLLTSSASIFTFDIYKRHLDPGADNRKLIRIGQAVTVVVLVIATVFGYFLRDLSAIFTYIQKFWSIAWPAVTAVFLAGFFYPRATARGSLVALVAGPVWALLFTLADSLELVPRLAFLNRATLDFLFCCLILYSLRHRGPEIPAGAVVDRSFSAEALAERASLPWFKQFKLWSTVLIGIVVFLYIRFF; from the coding sequence ATGGGTAAAGTCAACCTCGACCTTGTCATTTTCGTCAGCTACGTGGCATTCGTGTTCGCGGTCGGCCTGCTGGCCGTGCGGAAGAAAGACGTGTCGGACGACTATTTCCTGGCCGGACGCAACCTCACCTGGTGGCTGATCGGCGGATCGCTGATCGCGGCCAACATCTCGACCCATCATTTCGTGGGCATGTCGGGCCAGGGCTATTCCATCGGGCTGGCGATCGCCAGTTACGAGTGGCTGGCGGCGATCGCTCTGATCCTCTACGGCAAGTTCTTCCTGCCCTACTACCTGCGCAGCCGGATCACCACCATGCCCGAGTTCCTGGAGCTGCGCTACGACCACAAGGTGCGGCTGGTGTTCGCGGTGATCAGCCTGGTCGGCTACGTGTTCATCGAGCTGGCCGTGGTGCTCTACACCGGTTCGCTGGCCATGGAGTCGATCTTCGGGCTGCCGCTGACCTGGGGCCTGGCGATCCTCTGCCTGGTGGCCGGGGGCTACACATTCTACGGCGGGCTGAAATCGGTGGTCTACACGGACATTCTCCACGTGACCGTGCTGATCCTGGGCGGCCTGGCGGTCACCGTGATGGGCCTGATCAAAGTCGGCTCGGTGAGCCCCGGTTACAGCGCCAGCGTGCTGGGCGGCCTCCGGGCGGTGCTGGACGGCAGCCCGGAAAAGTTCCACATGGTCCAGTCGTGGAACCACCCGGAGCTGCCCTGGGTGGGGGTGTTTTTCGGCGGTATGTGGCTGGCCAACGTGTTCTACTGGGGCTGCAACCAGTTCATCACCCAGCGCACCCTGGCCGCCAGGAGTGTCTGGCACGGCCAGATGGGGGTGGTGTTCGCCGGCTATCTCAAGCTGCTCGTGCCGGTGCTGGTGGTCCTGCCCGGGATAATCGCCTACCGGCTGTACGCTCCCGGCTCGGGGCTGCTGAGCGATGAGTTCACGCTGGGCAAGGCCGACCTGGCTTTCCCGACGCTGGTCAAGAACCTGATGCCCGCGGGCCTGTCGGGCCTGGTGATGGCGGGCCTGATGGGCGCGGTGATGTCCACCATCGCCTCGCTGCTCACCTCCAGCGCCTCGATTTTCACTTTCGACATCTACAAGCGGCATCTCGACCCTGGGGCGGACAACCGCAAGCTGATCCGGATCGGGCAGGCCGTGACCGTGGTGGTGCTGGTGATCGCCACCGTGTTCGGCTATTTCCTGCGCGATCTGAGCGCGATTTTCACCTACATCCAGAAATTCTGGTCCATCGCCTGGCCCGCCGTGACCGCCGTGTTCCTGGCCGGGTTTTTCTACCCGCGGGCCACGGCGCGGGGCAGCCTGGTCGCTCTGGTCGCCGGGCCGGTCTGGGCCCTGCTTTTCACCCTGGCCGACTCCCTGGAGCTTGTTCCCCGCCTGGCTTTTCTCAACCGGGCCACTCTGGATTTCCTGTTCTGCTGCCTGATTCTCTATTCCCTCAGGCACAGGGGCCCGGAAATCCCGGCCGGCGCGGTGGTGGACCGCTCTTTCAGCGCCGAGGCGCTGGCGGAAAGGGCAAGTCTACCCTGGTTCAAGCAGTTCAAGCTCTGGAGCACAGTGCTGATCGGTATTGTGGTATTTCTATACATCCGGTTCTTCTGA
- a CDS encoding AraC family transcriptional regulator, translating to MDIIILSHANTKQSYKDLTVNPVRKEGDYLVHQIPEGEQPVHADYGLRIFSAIQGQRSAARDTIHPRYLQFYGISHLYKGRGWYWTPEKGAEIFEPGRAVFTTPGFVQDYDGYKADYVQDYICFCGPLADHLFKSGIITNGLHAFGEARLLLPIIQEVRDPSFTSQIKANRLLQNLLVDLFLKRFEGEASEKYPQVARLLELLRQEPARNWTNLEMAELCNMSLCQFHRVFFRKTGYTPKRYLDMLKIKQSAELLCVDGLSVAEVASRLGYADPFHFSRRFKTMTGISPQSYRRQFG from the coding sequence ATGGATATTATTATACTATCGCATGCCAATACCAAACAGAGCTACAAGGACCTGACAGTCAACCCGGTCCGCAAGGAGGGCGACTACCTGGTCCACCAGATACCGGAGGGCGAGCAGCCGGTGCACGCCGATTACGGCCTGCGCATCTTCTCCGCGATCCAGGGCCAGCGCTCCGCGGCGCGGGATACGATCCATCCCCGCTACCTTCAGTTCTACGGCATCTCCCACCTTTACAAGGGCCGGGGCTGGTACTGGACCCCTGAGAAAGGGGCCGAGATTTTCGAGCCCGGGCGGGCCGTGTTCACCACCCCGGGGTTCGTGCAGGACTACGACGGGTACAAGGCCGACTACGTGCAGGACTATATCTGTTTCTGCGGGCCGCTGGCCGACCACCTGTTCAAGAGCGGGATCATAACCAACGGCCTGCACGCGTTCGGCGAGGCCCGCCTTCTGCTGCCGATCATCCAGGAGGTGCGCGACCCCTCGTTCACCTCCCAGATCAAGGCCAACCGTCTGCTCCAGAACCTGCTGGTCGACCTTTTCCTCAAGCGTTTCGAGGGCGAGGCCAGCGAGAAATATCCACAGGTCGCCCGTCTGCTGGAACTGTTGCGTCAGGAGCCGGCGCGTAACTGGACCAACCTGGAGATGGCGGAGCTTTGCAACATGAGCCTCTGCCAGTTCCATCGCGTTTTTTTCCGCAAGACCGGCTACACGCCGAAGCGGTATCTGGACATGCTGAAAATCAAGCAGTCCGCCGAGCTGCTGTGCGTGGACGGGCTCTCGGTGGCCGAGGTCGCCTCCCGGCTGGGTTACGCCGACCCGTTCCATTTCAGCCGCCGTTTCAAAACGATGACCGGCATCTCGCCCCAGAGTTACCGCAGACAGTTCGGCTGA
- a CDS encoding RNA polymerase sigma factor, with protein sequence MSFKIKHSGSTDASPREAVPDLQAPGAFRDFIERHQERVRNICYRFLDSVEDAEEIAQDVFVEVYRSLERFRGDSSLSTWVYRIAVTKSIDSLRKRRRIKRFGTIKMMLGLAEVENQVAAPDNCNPERALEDKQRREILQQALDSLPENQRVAITLIKYEDLSYKDVATVMGLSVPAVEALVHRAKLGLQRNLTRGFEKIL encoded by the coding sequence GTGTCCTTTAAAATCAAGCACAGCGGCAGTACGGATGCGTCCCCCCGCGAGGCCGTGCCCGACCTTCAGGCCCCGGGTGCGTTCAGGGACTTTATCGAGCGGCACCAGGAGCGGGTCAGGAATATCTGCTACCGTTTCCTGGACAGCGTGGAGGATGCCGAGGAGATCGCCCAGGATGTGTTCGTGGAGGTCTACCGCTCGCTGGAGCGCTTCCGCGGCGACTCCAGCCTGTCGACCTGGGTCTACCGGATCGCGGTGACCAAGTCCATCGACAGTTTGCGCAAGCGGAGGCGCATTAAACGTTTCGGCACGATCAAAATGATGTTAGGTTTGGCGGAGGTGGAAAACCAGGTGGCTGCGCCGGACAACTGCAACCCCGAGCGTGCGCTGGAGGACAAGCAGCGGCGCGAAATCCTGCAACAGGCCCTCGACAGTCTGCCCGAGAACCAGCGGGTGGCGATCACGCTGATCAAGTACGAGGACCTGAGCTACAAGGATGTCGCGACTGTAATGGGCCTGAGTGTCCCCGCGGTCGAGGCGTTGGTGCACCGGGCCAAGCTCGGCCTGCAGCGCAACCTGACCCGCGGCTTCGAGAAAATCCTGTAA
- a CDS encoding periplasmic heavy metal sensor — protein sequence MEVLFKQRAAAWMILLLLVLNVATLSTLWYRELRRPDFRPPRFPGRQDNVAQFLKEELQWSDSQAQAFERLRSAHQERVRSLMGESMELRRQLLDGLFEAAPDSAAAAELLRQISLKQGELETQNYSYFLALKQLCGSDQTDRLRRLMTEVIFHDHPGGGPGGLPGGGPLSPRDDPQPERRPDSPGSRSESSP from the coding sequence ATGGAAGTCCTTTTCAAGCAGCGGGCGGCCGCCTGGATGATATTGCTTCTGCTGGTGCTGAATGTCGCCACCCTCTCCACGCTCTGGTACCGGGAGCTGCGGCGGCCCGATTTCCGTCCTCCGCGATTCCCCGGCAGACAGGACAACGTTGCCCAGTTCCTGAAAGAGGAGCTCCAGTGGAGCGACAGCCAGGCCCAGGCTTTCGAGCGGCTGCGCAGCGCCCACCAGGAGCGGGTCCGCAGCCTGATGGGTGAGAGCATGGAGCTGCGGCGCCAGTTGCTGGATGGCCTTTTCGAGGCTGCGCCCGATTCGGCGGCGGCGGCAGAGCTGCTTCGGCAGATCAGCCTCAAGCAGGGCGAGCTGGAAACTCAGAACTACTCATATTTCCTGGCCCTGAAACAGCTTTGCGGCAGCGATCAGACCGACCGTCTGCGCCGCCTTATGACCGAGGTGATCTTCCACGACCATCCGGGTGGCGGCCCGGGCGGCCTTCCCGGAGGCGGTCCGCTGTCTCCGCGCGATGACCCTCAGCCGGAGCGCCGTCCCGACTCGCCCGGGAGCCGCAGCGAAAGCTCGCCCTGA